From a single Lolium rigidum isolate FL_2022 chromosome 7, APGP_CSIRO_Lrig_0.1, whole genome shotgun sequence genomic region:
- the LOC124677448 gene encoding ACT domain-containing protein ACR6-like, whose translation MGSADDHDEYAKLVRGMNPPRVVIDNDASDDATVIRVDSVNSHGTLLAVVQVIADLNLVIRKAYFSSDGNWFMDVFNVTDRDGRKILDKPTISYIQTTLEAEDCYYPEVRNTVGIVPSEEYTSIELTGTDRPGLLSEVCAVLAGLKCAVRSAELWTHNTRVAAVVQVTDAATKPSGGGAIVDHARIADISGRLGNLLRGQHGVRAAEAAASLTHKERRLHQMMFEDRDYSAAGAGRPDPRTEVSVTHCAERGYTVVVVRCRDRPKLLFDTVCTITDMGYVVHHGTVSTEHGDGAYQEYYIRHLDGHPVSSDAERRRVVECLEAAVERRTADGLELEVRTDDRAGLLSDITRIFRENGLTIRRAEISSEGGEAVDTFYLSDPQGHPVEPKTIETIRAQIGEATLRVKNNPFVDDGGSSSDVAAGSTAFLFGNLFKFYRPFQSFGLIKLY comes from the exons ATGGGTAGCGCTGACGACCACGACGAGTACGCCAAGCTCGTCCGGGGAATGAACCCGCCGAG GGTTGTGATCGACAACGATGCCTCCGACGACGCGACGGTCATCAGGGTGGACAGCGTCAACAGCCACGGCACGCTCCTCGCCGTCGTCCAGGTCATCGCCGACCTCAACCTCGTCATCCGCAAGGCCTACTTCTCCTCCGACGGAAACTGGTTCATGGATG TGTTTAATGTCACTGACCGTGACGGGCGAAAGATCCTTGACAAACCAACCATCTCCTACATCCAAACG ACGCTGGAGGCGGAGGACTGCTACTACCCGGAGGTGCGCAACACGGTGGGCATCGTGCCGTCGGAGGAGTACACGTCCATCGAGCTTACGGGCACCGACCGCCCGGGCCTGCTGTCCGAGGTATGCGCGGTGCTCGCCGGGCTGAAGTGCGCGGTCCGGAGCGCCGAGCTGTGGACGCACAACACGCGCGTGGCCGCCGTCGTCCAGGTCACAGACGCGGCCACCAAGCCCTCGGGCGGCGGCGCCATCGTAGACCACGCCCGCATCGCCGACATCAGCGGGCGGCTCGGCAACCTGCTGCGCGGGCAGCACGGCGTGCGCGCCGCGGAGGCCGCGGCGAGCCTGACGCACAAGGAGCGCCGCCTGCACCAGATGATGTTCGAGGACCGGGACTACAGCGCCGCCGGGGCCGGGCGGCCGGACCCGCGGACGGAGGTCTCCGTGACGCACTGCGCCGAGCGCGGCTACACCGTCGTGGTGGTCCGGTGCCGGGACCGGCCCAAGCTGCTGTTCGACACCGTCTGCACCATCACCGACATGGGGTACGTCGTGCACCACGGCACCGTCAGCACCGAGCACGGCGACGGCGCCTACCAGGAGTACTACATCCGCCACCTCGACGGCCACCCGGTCAGCTCCGACGCCGAGCGCCGGCGCGTCGTCGAGTGCCTCGAGGCCGCCGTCGAGCGCCGCACCGCCGACGGGCTGGAGCTGGAGGTCCGCACCGACGACCGCGCCGGGCTGCTCTCCGACATCACCCGCATATTCCGGGAGAACGGGCTCACCATCCGCCGCGCCGAGATATCGTCGGAGGGAGGGGAGGCCGTCGACACCTTCTACCTGTCGGACCCGCAGGGACACCCCGTGGAGCCCAAGACGATCGAGACCATCCGCGCGCAGATCGGCGAGGCCACGCTAAGGGTGAAGAACAACCCCTTCGTCGACGACGGCGGATCCTCCTCCGACGTTGCCGCTGGATCGACGGCGTTCCTCTTCGGGAACCTCTTCAAATTCTACCGCCCCTTCCAGAGCTTCGGCCTCATCAAGCTCTACTAG